TGTTCTCCGCCGAGGAGTGGCGGAACATGGAGGGCAAGCTGCGGAAGCTGCCGCTGGCCCGGGCCGACGCCCGCGCCTTCGCGCGGCTTTTCTTTTCCGGCGCCGCCGAACTGGAGATCGACAAGCAGGGCCGCATCCTGCTACCGGCCCACCTGCGCGAGTACGCCGGACTGGAGAAAGACGTCGTGGTCCTCGGGGTCTCGTCCCGCGTGGAGATCTGGGACCGCGAGGAGTGGACCCGTTACTCGAGCGCGGCCGGCGGTTCCTACGAGGAGATCGCGGAGAAGATCGTGGACCTGGACCTGGACCTCTAGAGAGGGGTTTAACGCAGTGAAGCGCTGGAAACGCTGGTGTTAAACCATCCTGGGGGTTGGGAAGGTTAGGGGAGTGTCTCTGGTGGTGCAGGAGGACTTTCGCCATATGCCGGTAATGCTCGGGGACGTACTGGAGGCGCTCAACATCCGGCCGGGAGGCGTGTACGTGGACTGCACCCTGGGCGGGGGCGGGCACGCGGCGGCCATTCTGGAGCGGTTGGAAGGTACGGGGCTC
The sequence above is a segment of the Thermoanaerobacterales bacterium genome. Coding sequences within it:
- the mraZ gene encoding division/cell wall cluster transcriptional repressor MraZ; translated protein: MFIGEYQHTMDAKGRLFIPARLRDGLGDTAVATKGLDRCLFLFSAEEWRNMEGKLRKLPLARADARAFARLFFSGAAELEIDKQGRILLPAHLREYAGLEKDVVVLGVSSRVEIWDREEWTRYSSAAGGSYEEIAEKIVDLDLDL